From the genome of Azospira restricta, one region includes:
- a CDS encoding flagellar basal body L-ring protein FlgH produces MINRTLTALLALLAAVLAGCQSVPPTNVHQPMTARPTPRAENPYANGSIFNAGSARPLFEDRRARYVGDTLTISIVENTSASTSSSSSANRTSSISASVPTITGLPGRNFQGMGLSAETENDFAGKGAAAAKNVFTGAITVTVIEVLENGNLLVSGEKQVAIGHGQEYIRLSGVVNPSFIAADNTIASSRVADARVEYKESGYISEAQVMGWLARFFLSFLPF; encoded by the coding sequence ATGATCAACCGCACCCTGACTGCCCTGCTGGCGCTGCTCGCCGCCGTGCTCGCGGGCTGCCAGTCGGTGCCGCCGACCAACGTGCACCAGCCGATGACGGCGCGGCCGACGCCGCGCGCGGAAAACCCGTATGCCAACGGCTCGATCTTCAACGCCGGCAGCGCCCGTCCGCTGTTCGAGGACCGGCGCGCGCGCTACGTCGGCGACACGCTGACCATCTCCATCGTCGAAAATACCTCGGCCTCGACCAGCTCGAGCAGTTCGGCGAACCGGACCTCGAGCATCTCGGCCTCGGTGCCGACCATCACCGGGCTGCCCGGCCGCAACTTCCAGGGCATGGGGCTGTCGGCGGAGACCGAGAACGACTTCGCCGGCAAGGGCGCCGCCGCGGCCAAGAACGTGTTCACCGGTGCGATCACGGTGACCGTGATCGAGGTGCTGGAGAACGGCAACCTGCTCGTCTCCGGCGAGAAGCAGGTGGCGATCGGCCACGGCCAGGAGTACATCCGCCTGTCCGGCGTCGTCAATCCGAGTTTCATCGCCGCCGACAACACCATCGCCTCGTCGCGCGTCGCCGACGCCCGCGTCGAGTACAAGGAGAGCGGCTACATCAGCGAGGCGCAGGTCATGGGCTGGCTGGCACGATTCTTCCTTAGCTTCCTGCCGTTCTGA
- a CDS encoding flagellar basal body P-ring protein FlgI: MDGFGRLTGKILRQAAILACAALAAASPSAHAERIKDLASIQGVRQNQLIGYGLVVGLDGSGDQTTQTPFTTQATLNMLSQLGANLPLDKASTIQLKNVAAVVVTASLPAFARPGQAIDITVSSIGNAKSLRGGTLLMTPLKGADGQIYAMAQGNVLVGGAGASAGGSKAQVNHLSAGRIAAGATVERAVPTSVGQGPYVSYELNQTDFGTAKRVVEVINREMGPVAEALDGRQIRVLAPDAPDARVAFIGRIENLEVRPMQTVAKVIVNPRTGSVVMNQAVTIDNCAVAHGNLSVTVSSEPGVSQPAPLSGGQTVVTERADIQIRQDAGALMNVKAGANLADVVKALNALGANPQDLLAILQAMKAAGALRAELEII; the protein is encoded by the coding sequence ATGGACGGATTCGGCAGGCTGACCGGCAAAATACTTCGCCAGGCGGCAATCCTTGCCTGCGCGGCGCTCGCCGCCGCTAGCCCGTCCGCCCACGCCGAGCGGATCAAGGACCTGGCCTCGATCCAGGGCGTCCGCCAGAACCAGCTGATCGGCTACGGCCTGGTGGTCGGCCTCGACGGCAGCGGCGACCAGACGACGCAGACCCCGTTCACCACGCAGGCGACGCTGAACATGCTGTCGCAACTCGGCGCCAACCTGCCGCTCGACAAGGCGAGCACGATCCAGCTGAAGAACGTCGCCGCGGTGGTCGTCACCGCCAGCCTGCCGGCCTTCGCCCGCCCGGGACAGGCGATCGACATCACCGTGTCGTCGATCGGCAACGCCAAGAGCCTGCGCGGCGGCACGCTGCTGATGACGCCGCTGAAGGGCGCCGACGGGCAGATCTACGCGATGGCGCAGGGCAACGTGCTGGTCGGCGGCGCCGGCGCATCCGCCGGCGGTAGCAAGGCGCAGGTCAACCATCTCTCCGCCGGCCGCATCGCCGCCGGCGCCACCGTCGAGCGCGCGGTGCCGACCTCGGTCGGCCAGGGGCCCTACGTCAGCTACGAACTGAACCAGACCGACTTCGGCACCGCCAAGCGCGTGGTCGAGGTCATCAACCGCGAGATGGGGCCGGTTGCCGAGGCGCTCGACGGCCGCCAGATCCGCGTGCTGGCGCCGGACGCGCCGGACGCCCGCGTCGCCTTCATCGGCCGCATCGAGAACCTCGAAGTGCGGCCGATGCAGACGGTGGCCAAGGTCATCGTCAATCCGCGCACCGGCTCGGTGGTGATGAACCAGGCGGTGACCATCGACAACTGCGCGGTCGCGCACGGCAACCTTTCGGTGACGGTCAGCAGCGAGCCCGGCGTCAGCCAGCCGGCGCCGCTGTCCGGCGGGCAGACGGTGGTGACCGAGCGCGCCGACATCCAGATCCGGCAGGACGCCGGTGCGCTGATGAACGTCAAGGCCGGCGCCAACCTCGCCGACGTGGTCAAGGCACTGAATGCGCTCGGCGCCAATCCGCAGGACCTGCTCGCCATCCTGCAGGCGATGAAGGCCGCCGGCGCGCTGCGCGCCGAGCTGGAAATCATCTGA
- the flgJ gene encoding flagellar assembly peptidoglycan hydrolase FlgJ has protein sequence MKPEDIASQRFVLDLKSTQDLRAKIQQDPKAGLKQAAQQFEGMFLQMVMKSMRDATPSDGLFNSDATRFYTSVLDQQLAQQLGASGQVGFARLIEAQLGRTLGVTSADAVPQAAAVDGLRAFSGRAAIPAGAIVGAERVAGRVAGEAAAAAATLPVAPGPLSQGARDFVNRVWPHAVEASRSTGVPAHFLVAHAALESGWGKSEIRRGDGSSSHNLFGIKAGRSWQGESVEAATTEYVNGVAQPAREKFRAYGSYAEAFRDYATLLSGNPRFAGVLGQQDGTAFARSLQQAGYATDPMYADKLSRIINGSTLRQALVG, from the coding sequence ATGAAGCCGGAAGACATCGCCAGCCAGCGCTTCGTGCTCGACCTGAAGTCCACGCAGGACCTGCGCGCGAAGATCCAGCAGGATCCGAAGGCCGGCCTCAAGCAGGCGGCGCAGCAGTTCGAGGGCATGTTCCTGCAGATGGTGATGAAGAGCATGCGCGACGCGACGCCGTCCGACGGTCTCTTCAACAGCGATGCCACGCGCTTCTACACCAGCGTGCTCGACCAGCAGCTGGCGCAGCAGCTCGGTGCCAGCGGCCAGGTCGGCTTCGCCCGTCTGATCGAGGCCCAGCTCGGGCGCACGCTCGGCGTGACGTCCGCCGACGCCGTTCCGCAAGCGGCCGCGGTCGACGGCCTGCGCGCGTTTTCGGGGCGGGCGGCGATTCCCGCCGGGGCGATCGTCGGCGCGGAAAGAGTTGCCGGTCGCGTTGCCGGCGAGGCGGCCGCGGCTGCGGCGACCTTGCCGGTCGCGCCGGGGCCGCTGTCGCAGGGCGCCCGCGACTTCGTCAATCGCGTCTGGCCGCACGCCGTCGAGGCCAGCCGCAGCACCGGCGTGCCGGCGCATTTCCTGGTTGCGCACGCGGCGCTGGAGTCAGGCTGGGGCAAGAGCGAAATCCGCCGCGGCGACGGCTCGAGCAGCCACAACCTGTTCGGGATCAAGGCCGGCAGGAGCTGGCAGGGCGAGTCGGTCGAGGCGGCGACCACCGAATACGTGAACGGCGTCGCCCAACCGGCGCGCGAGAAGTTCCGCGCCTACGGCTCGTACGCCGAGGCCTTCCGCGACTACGCGACCCTGCTTTCGGGCAACCCGCGCTTCGCCGGCGTGCTCGGCCAGCAGGATGGCACGGCCTTTGCACGTTCGTTGCAGCAGGCCGGTTACGCGACCGATCCGATGTACGCGGACAAGCTGTCCCGGATCATCAACGGCAGCACGCTGCGCCAGGCGCTGGTCGGCTGA
- the flgK gene encoding flagellar hook-associated protein FlgK, with translation MSTGIFSIGISGIRAAQLGLLTTEHNIANASTEGYSRQRIIQTTNIPVATGSGFVGQGTSVSAIERLYSQTLVNQVNTAQSSVSELDAYYAQIKQIDNMLADQSAGLSPALQDYFRGIQDVAANPASLAARQSMVSSAEALVSRFQSMEARLVELREGVGTEITATVASINSYARQIGELNQRIVLAQATTLAPANDLLDQRDHLMSQLNELVEVRSTVNSDGTYNVFFGTGQQLVVGTQVTELVAQAAYADISRIVVGIKTAGAVQELPENLITGGALAGLLNFRSETLDRATNDLGRIAATLAQTMNAQHALGQNLLGQAVGEGSFVGDLFSFSGPKVVANSRNASGSATVSADFTSPPPFNGSNFYTDLTGSDYQLTYNAGTLTLTRLSDNKTWSGGSIAAINTALATDPQGFTLSDDGAGYSTGDSYLIQPTRDVARNILVNTSIAADPRLIAAALPIRTTTDAGNTGSAQISAGTITPDPTLAPNLYSLASLPISIDYNGGNLANFPNGPVTVTVNGVTTSYTITAPTDTVPYTSGATVTLSGLSFTISGTPNNGDSFNILRNSAGVSDSRNALALGQLQTQGTVAGGTANYQVAYSRLVSDAGNKTREIQVTAEAQSALLKQAQNSRDALSGVNLDEEAANLLRFQQAYQASAKVIDIGSRLFDVILSIRA, from the coding sequence ATGAGCACAGGAATTTTCAGCATCGGTATTTCCGGCATCAGGGCGGCGCAGCTGGGCCTGCTGACGACCGAGCACAACATCGCCAATGCCAGTACCGAGGGGTATTCACGACAGCGCATCATCCAGACGACGAACATCCCGGTCGCCACCGGCTCCGGCTTCGTCGGCCAGGGAACGAGCGTCTCGGCGATCGAGCGCCTGTACAGCCAGACGCTGGTCAACCAGGTGAATACGGCGCAGAGCTCGGTCAGCGAACTGGACGCCTACTACGCGCAGATCAAGCAGATCGACAACATGCTGGCTGACCAGAGCGCCGGCCTGTCGCCGGCGTTGCAGGACTATTTCCGCGGCATTCAGGACGTCGCCGCCAATCCGGCTTCGCTGGCCGCACGGCAGTCGATGGTTTCGTCGGCGGAAGCACTCGTTTCGCGCTTCCAGAGCATGGAAGCGCGGCTGGTTGAGCTGCGCGAAGGGGTGGGTACCGAGATCACGGCGACCGTCGCCTCGATCAACTCGTATGCGCGGCAGATCGGCGAACTCAACCAGCGCATCGTGCTGGCGCAAGCCACGACGCTGGCGCCGGCGAACGACCTGCTCGACCAGCGCGATCATCTGATGAGCCAACTGAACGAGCTGGTCGAGGTGCGCTCCACCGTCAATAGCGACGGTACCTACAACGTCTTTTTCGGCACCGGGCAGCAACTGGTGGTCGGCACCCAGGTCACCGAACTGGTCGCGCAGGCGGCGTACGCCGACATTTCGCGCATCGTTGTCGGCATCAAGACCGCCGGCGCGGTGCAGGAACTCCCGGAAAATCTGATCACCGGCGGTGCGCTCGCCGGCCTGCTCAATTTCCGCAGTGAAACGCTGGATCGCGCCACCAACGACCTCGGCCGCATCGCAGCGACGCTGGCGCAGACGATGAACGCCCAGCATGCGCTGGGCCAGAACCTGCTCGGCCAGGCAGTGGGAGAGGGCTCGTTCGTCGGCGACCTTTTCAGCTTTTCGGGGCCGAAGGTGGTTGCCAACTCCAGGAATGCGAGCGGTTCGGCGACGGTGTCGGCCGACTTTACCAGCCCGCCGCCGTTCAACGGCAGCAACTTCTATACGGACCTGACGGGCAGCGACTATCAGCTGACCTACAATGCGGGGACGCTCACGCTGACCCGCCTCTCCGACAACAAGACCTGGTCGGGGGGCAGCATCGCCGCCATCAACACCGCCCTGGCGACGGATCCGCAGGGATTCACGCTGAGCGACGACGGCGCCGGCTACAGCACCGGCGACAGCTATCTGATCCAGCCGACCCGCGATGTGGCCAGGAACATCCTCGTCAATACGTCGATCGCCGCCGATCCGCGGCTGATCGCCGCCGCGCTGCCGATTCGCACAACCACGGATGCCGGGAACACGGGGAGTGCCCAGATTTCTGCCGGCACCATCACCCCTGATCCGACGCTGGCGCCGAACCTGTATTCGCTTGCCAGCCTGCCGATAAGCATTGACTACAACGGCGGCAATTTGGCGAATTTCCCGAATGGCCCGGTCACCGTCACCGTCAACGGCGTGACGACCTCCTATACGATCACGGCGCCGACGGATACCGTTCCCTATACTTCCGGAGCGACCGTAACGCTTTCCGGCCTGAGCTTCACCATCTCCGGAACGCCGAACAACGGCGATTCCTTCAACATCCTGCGCAACAGCGCGGGCGTTTCCGACAGCCGTAACGCCCTTGCACTGGGGCAACTGCAGACGCAGGGAACGGTCGCCGGCGGCACCGCCAATTACCAGGTGGCGTATTCTCGTCTGGTCAGCGACGCCGGCAACAAGACCCGGGAAATCCAGGTGACAGCGGAGGCGCAGTCGGCGCTTCTCAAGCAGGCGCAGAATTCCCGCGATGCGCTGTCGGGAGTGAACCTCGACGAAGAAGCGGCGAACCTGTTGCGCTTCCAGCAGGCCTATCAGGCCTCGGCGAAAGTCATCGACATCGGCAGCCGGCTCTTCGACGTGATCCTGTCGATCCGCGCCTGA
- the flgL gene encoding flagellar hook-associated protein FlgL, translating to MRISTSQIYDAGVLGIQRNQQGLYTLQNQLSTGRRVLTPQDDPVAAAQALVLSQTKEIGGQYIDNQGNARAQLNIVEANLESLGNVLQSVRERIIQAGNTVLTDAERGFFAEELEIRLDELLGIANTADGSGQFLFSGYQGMTRPFSINGSSPPVPPATQPPVAYSGDEGERLLQVGASRLMPTNVSGANLFMDVRTGNGTFVTGVGGNGALINQGTGVIDAGSVLDPTAWAAGVNAEGGAGFRVEFLAGGGYQVVGVTTAAVYASSPTFAPGQAISFSGAQVVIRGTPAVGDTFTVDPSASQSIFSTMQNLVAALRTPVGTASYSVTEFSNRMAAEHLNLDRMLDNVSRIRADVGSRLRELESLTNTSQDIDLQYATALSDLQDLDYAEAISKFTQQQTQLEAAQKSFAQISGMSLFSIL from the coding sequence ATGCGAATCAGTACCAGCCAGATCTATGACGCGGGGGTTCTCGGCATCCAGCGCAACCAGCAGGGGCTGTACACCCTGCAGAACCAACTATCGACCGGGCGCCGGGTGCTGACGCCGCAGGATGACCCGGTGGCGGCGGCGCAGGCGCTGGTGCTTTCGCAAACGAAGGAAATCGGTGGCCAATACATCGACAATCAGGGCAACGCGCGCGCGCAGCTGAACATCGTCGAAGCCAATCTGGAATCGTTGGGGAACGTGCTGCAGAGCGTCCGGGAAAGGATCATTCAGGCCGGGAATACCGTCCTCACCGACGCCGAGCGCGGCTTCTTCGCCGAGGAACTGGAAATCCGGCTCGACGAACTGCTCGGCATTGCGAATACCGCCGACGGCAGCGGCCAGTTTTTGTTCTCCGGCTACCAGGGAATGACCCGACCGTTCTCGATCAACGGATCGTCGCCACCGGTACCGCCGGCGACCCAGCCGCCGGTGGCCTATTCCGGCGACGAGGGGGAGCGCCTGCTGCAGGTCGGCGCCTCTCGCCTGATGCCGACCAATGTCTCCGGCGCCAATCTTTTCATGGACGTGCGTACCGGCAACGGGACCTTCGTTACCGGCGTCGGCGGCAACGGCGCCCTGATCAACCAGGGTACCGGCGTCATCGATGCGGGCTCCGTGCTCGACCCCACCGCATGGGCGGCTGGCGTCAACGCCGAGGGCGGTGCCGGCTTCCGCGTCGAGTTCCTGGCCGGCGGGGGCTATCAGGTCGTCGGCGTGACGACCGCGGCCGTCTATGCCAGCTCGCCGACCTTTGCGCCGGGGCAGGCGATTTCCTTTTCCGGGGCGCAGGTCGTGATCCGGGGAACGCCGGCCGTCGGGGATACCTTCACCGTCGACCCGAGCGCTTCGCAGAGCATTTTTTCGACGATGCAGAATCTCGTTGCCGCGCTGCGCACGCCGGTCGGTACGGCGTCCTACTCGGTAACCGAGTTCAGCAACCGGATGGCGGCCGAGCACCTGAACCTCGACCGGATGCTCGACAACGTCAGCCGCATACGCGCTGACGTCGGTTCCCGCCTCCGCGAGCTGGAATCGCTGACGAACACCTCCCAGGACATCGATCTGCAGTACGCCACCGCGCTTTCCGACCTCCAGGATCTCGACTATGCGGAGGCAATCTCGAAATTCACGCAACAGCAGACGCAGCTGGAAGCGGCGCAGAAGTCCTTCGCCCAGATCTCGGGCATGAGCCTGTTCAGCATCCTATGA
- the fliR gene encoding flagellar biosynthetic protein FliR produces MISLTSAQLDAWIAAYFFPLARILALLAAAPPFSNAALPRRVRLILGLAITLALAPALPPIPPVPPGSGAGLAILAQQMLIGFAMGYAMRLVVAAIDFAGEVIGLQMGLGFATFYDPDSASQTPVLAEFIAMLGILVLLSINGHLMILATLAQSFVALPIGATTLAAATWSNLAHAGAVVFASGLMLALPAVAALLIVNIALGVLTRAAPQLNLFAVGFPITLIGGFVMLILSLGYLAAPLTQLFEHGLQAMLGHFVPAR; encoded by the coding sequence ATGATCTCGCTGACCAGCGCGCAGCTCGACGCCTGGATCGCGGCCTACTTTTTCCCGCTCGCCCGCATCCTGGCCCTGCTCGCCGCCGCGCCGCCGTTCTCCAACGCCGCTTTGCCGCGCCGCGTACGCCTGATCCTCGGCCTGGCGATCACGCTGGCACTGGCGCCGGCGCTGCCGCCGATCCCGCCGGTGCCGCCCGGCTCCGGCGCCGGGCTGGCGATCCTCGCCCAGCAGATGCTGATCGGCTTCGCGATGGGTTACGCAATGCGCCTGGTGGTCGCGGCGATCGACTTCGCCGGCGAAGTCATCGGCCTGCAGATGGGCCTCGGCTTCGCCACCTTCTACGATCCGGACAGCGCCTCGCAGACGCCGGTGCTCGCCGAATTCATCGCCATGCTCGGCATCCTCGTGCTGCTCTCGATCAACGGCCACCTGATGATCCTGGCGACGCTGGCGCAGAGCTTCGTCGCGCTGCCGATCGGCGCCACCACGCTCGCCGCCGCCACCTGGTCGAACCTCGCCCACGCCGGTGCGGTCGTCTTCGCTTCCGGCCTGATGCTCGCGCTGCCGGCGGTCGCCGCGCTGCTGATCGTCAACATCGCGCTCGGCGTGCTGACGCGCGCGGCGCCGCAGCTCAACCTGTTCGCCGTCGGTTTCCCGATCACGTTGATCGGCGGTTTCGTGATGCTGATCCTCAGCCTCGGCTATCTCGCGGCACCGCTGACGCAGCTGTTCGAGCACGGCCTGCAGGCCATGCTCGGGCATTTCGTTCCCGCCCGCTAA
- the fliQ gene encoding flagellar biosynthesis protein FliQ, with the protein MTPQTVMEIGRQALEITLLVSAPLLMAALVTGLIISIFQAATQINESTLSFIPRLVVMFITLIFAGPWMLQLLIDYIRRLFDSIPGLVG; encoded by the coding sequence ATGACGCCGCAGACGGTCATGGAAATCGGCCGCCAGGCGCTCGAGATCACGCTGCTGGTGTCGGCGCCGCTGCTCATGGCGGCGCTGGTCACCGGCCTGATCATCAGCATCTTCCAGGCGGCGACGCAGATCAACGAATCGACGCTGTCGTTCATCCCGCGCCTGGTGGTGATGTTCATCACGCTGATCTTCGCCGGACCGTGGATGCTGCAGTTGCTGATCGACTACATCCGCCGGCTGTTCGACAGCATTCCCGGCCTCGTCGGATGA
- the fliP gene encoding flagellar type III secretion system pore protein FliP (The bacterial flagellar biogenesis protein FliP forms a type III secretion system (T3SS)-type pore required for flagellar assembly.) produces MRRRLLPLLPALLAAAPLDALAQALPALTSTPGPGGATTWSLSIQTLLTLTALTFIPAALLMMTGFTRIIIVFSLLRHALGTQTSPPNQVLVGLSLFLTFFVMAPVADRIYSEAYLPLSENRISLQQAADRAAVPLRGFMLKQTREADIGLFARLARIEKIEKPEDTPMRVLIPAFVTSELKTAFQIGFIIFIPFLVIDMVVASTLMSMGMMMMSPVMVALPMKLMLFVLVDGWHLVVGSLVQSFAT; encoded by the coding sequence ATGCGGCGACGCCTGCTGCCGCTGCTGCCGGCGCTGCTCGCCGCGGCCCCGCTCGACGCGCTGGCACAGGCGCTGCCGGCGCTGACCAGCACCCCCGGCCCCGGCGGCGCCACCACCTGGTCGCTGTCGATCCAGACGCTGCTGACGCTGACCGCGCTGACCTTCATCCCGGCGGCGCTGCTGATGATGACCGGCTTCACGCGCATCATCATCGTCTTCTCGCTGCTGCGGCACGCGCTCGGCACGCAGACCTCGCCGCCGAACCAGGTGCTGGTCGGGCTGTCGCTGTTCCTCACCTTCTTCGTCATGGCGCCGGTCGCCGACCGCATCTACAGCGAGGCCTACCTGCCGCTGTCCGAGAACCGGATCAGCCTGCAGCAGGCCGCGGACCGCGCCGCGGTGCCGCTGCGGGGCTTCATGCTGAAGCAGACGCGCGAGGCCGACATCGGTCTCTTCGCCCGCCTCGCGCGCATCGAGAAGATCGAGAAGCCGGAGGACACGCCGATGCGCGTGCTGATCCCGGCCTTTGTCACCAGCGAGCTGAAGACCGCGTTCCAGATCGGCTTCATCATCTTCATCCCCTTCCTGGTGATCGACATGGTTGTCGCCAGCACGCTGATGTCGATGGGCATGATGATGATGTCGCCGGTGATGGTGGCGCTGCCGATGAAGCTGATGTTGTTCGTGCTCGTCGACGGCTGGCACCTGGTCGTCGGCTCCCTGGTGCAGAGCTTCGCCACATGA
- the fliO gene encoding flagellar biosynthetic protein FliO, giving the protein MTSLPPPRFPTVRCGRLAALAAGVPALSVAAAEAAAPGVSAGTMLQTFAMLALLLALFVGAAWLTRRLNGGRGLIGGQGPLRIVGALALGPRERILLVEVEDTWLVIGIAPGQMRTLHTLPKGSLPPPATVGDGQFGQWLKHFRNPPHDAKD; this is encoded by the coding sequence GTGACCTCCCTGCCCCCGCCCCGCTTTCCGACCGTCCGCTGCGGCCGCCTCGCCGCGCTCGCCGCCGGCGTGCCGGCCTTGTCCGTCGCCGCCGCCGAGGCCGCGGCGCCCGGCGTCTCGGCGGGCACGATGCTGCAGACCTTCGCCATGCTCGCGCTGCTGCTCGCGCTGTTCGTCGGCGCCGCCTGGCTGACCAGGCGGCTCAACGGCGGCCGCGGCCTGATCGGCGGCCAGGGACCGCTGCGCATCGTCGGCGCGCTGGCACTCGGACCGCGCGAACGCATCCTGCTGGTCGAGGTCGAGGACACCTGGCTGGTGATCGGCATCGCCCCCGGCCAGATGCGCACACTGCACACGCTGCCGAAGGGCAGCCTGCCGCCACCGGCGACCGTCGGCGACGGCCAGTTCGGCCAGTGGCTCAAGCACTTTCGGAATCCCCCCCACGATGCGAAGGACTGA
- the fliN gene encoding flagellar motor switch protein FliN, whose protein sequence is MSEDTENLAGGAEDAISEDDWAAAMAEQAIAESGAAAAQQAAAPAQIFQNFGGEPGKGSVMNELELILDIPVHITVELGRTKLTIKNLLQLAHGSVVELDAMAGEPLDVLVNGTLIAQGEVVVVNEKFGIRLTDIITPAERMRKLGR, encoded by the coding sequence ATGTCTGAGGATACCGAGAACCTCGCCGGCGGCGCGGAAGACGCGATCAGCGAGGACGACTGGGCGGCCGCGATGGCCGAGCAGGCGATCGCCGAGTCCGGCGCCGCGGCGGCCCAGCAGGCTGCCGCACCGGCGCAGATCTTCCAGAACTTCGGCGGCGAGCCGGGCAAGGGCTCGGTGATGAACGAACTCGAGCTGATCCTGGACATCCCGGTCCATATCACCGTCGAGCTCGGCCGCACCAAGCTGACGATCAAGAACCTGCTGCAGCTCGCGCACGGCTCGGTGGTCGAACTCGACGCAATGGCCGGCGAGCCGCTCGACGTGCTGGTCAACGGCACGCTGATCGCACAGGGCGAGGTCGTCGTCGTGAACGAGAAGTTCGGCATCCGCCTGACCGACATCATCACCCCCGCCGAGCGCATGCGCAAACTCGGCCGCTGA
- the fliM gene encoding flagellar motor switch protein FliM has translation MAQDFLSQEEVDALLKGVTGETDEPEAQAEEGSGPRNYNLGTQERIVRGRMPTMELINERFARYLRIGLFNYMHRNAEISVGPIKVQKYSEFIRNLVVPTNLNLVAAKPLRGTSLFIFDPNLVFLVVDNMFGGDGRFHTRVEGRDFTMTEQRIIQGMLDVVFAEYGRSWKPVHDLKFEYIRSEMNSQFANIATPSEIVVSTTFSIEFGGAAAEMHICFPYSMLEPIRDLLYSSMQSDQLSTDKRWITTLRKQLQSAEVEITAELTHATLTLGQIQKMKVGDVIPVAIPDTIIAKVDSVPLLECTFGQQQGQYAIKVERFIASEKQESTQGEQHV, from the coding sequence ATGGCCCAGGACTTTCTTTCCCAGGAAGAAGTCGACGCCCTGCTCAAGGGCGTCACCGGGGAAACCGACGAGCCGGAAGCGCAGGCCGAGGAAGGCAGCGGCCCGCGCAACTACAACCTCGGCACGCAGGAAAGGATCGTCCGCGGGCGCATGCCCACGATGGAGCTGATCAACGAGCGCTTCGCCCGTTATCTGCGCATCGGCCTGTTCAACTACATGCACCGCAACGCCGAGATCTCGGTGGGGCCGATCAAGGTGCAGAAGTACAGCGAGTTCATCCGCAACCTGGTGGTCCCGACCAACCTCAACCTGGTTGCGGCAAAGCCGCTGCGCGGCACCAGCCTGTTCATCTTCGACCCGAACCTGGTCTTCCTCGTCGTCGACAACATGTTCGGCGGCGACGGCCGCTTCCACACCCGCGTCGAAGGCCGCGACTTCACGATGACCGAGCAGCGCATCATCCAGGGCATGCTCGACGTCGTCTTCGCCGAATACGGGCGCTCGTGGAAGCCGGTGCACGACCTCAAGTTCGAGTACATCCGCTCCGAGATGAATTCGCAGTTCGCGAACATCGCGACGCCGTCGGAAATCGTCGTATCGACGACCTTCTCGATCGAGTTCGGCGGCGCCGCGGCGGAAATGCACATCTGCTTCCCGTACTCGATGCTCGAGCCGATCCGCGACCTGCTCTACAGCAGCATGCAGAGCGACCAGCTGTCGACCGACAAGCGCTGGATCACCACGCTCCGGAAGCAGCTGCAGAGCGCCGAGGTGGAGATCACGGCGGAACTGACCCATGCCACGCTGACGCTGGGGCAGATCCAGAAAATGAAGGTCGGCGACGTGATTCCGGTCGCCATCCCGGACACGATCATCGCCAAGGTGGATAGCGTGCCGCTGCTGGAATGCACTTTCGGCCAGCAGCAGGGTCAATACGCGATCAAGGTGGAACGCTTCATCGCTTCCGAGAAGCAGGAATCGACGCAAGGGGAACAGCATGTCTGA
- the fliL gene encoding flagellar basal body-associated protein FliL: protein MAKEEKAADTADAPPKKSKKLLIIIVAAVLLLVLIGGGAAFLLLKKSGDAAEGDEVAAETDKGKKKKAEKEAPPVYIPMEPFTVNLVPETGEQYLQVTISVEAEDAAVAEKLKQYMPKLRHEIMNILSSKKPSEIATRDGKKLLADEIKATINGIVDVEPAKGKASEGAVRAVLFTTFIIQ from the coding sequence ATGGCCAAAGAAGAAAAAGCCGCCGACACCGCTGACGCACCGCCGAAGAAGAGCAAGAAGCTGCTCATCATCATCGTCGCCGCGGTGCTGCTGCTCGTCCTGATCGGCGGCGGTGCCGCCTTCCTGCTGCTGAAGAAGAGCGGCGACGCGGCCGAAGGCGACGAGGTCGCCGCCGAAACCGACAAGGGCAAGAAGAAGAAAGCGGAAAAGGAGGCACCGCCGGTCTATATTCCGATGGAGCCGTTCACCGTCAATCTGGTCCCGGAGACCGGCGAGCAGTACCTGCAGGTCACCATCAGCGTCGAGGCGGAGGACGCCGCGGTCGCCGAGAAGCTCAAGCAGTACATGCCGAAGCTGCGCCATGAGATCATGAACATCCTGTCGTCGAAGAAGCCTTCCGAGATCGCCACGCGCGATGGCAAGAAGCTGCTTGCGGACGAGATCAAGGCAACGATCAACGGCATCGTCGACGTCGAGCCGGCGAAGGGCAAGGCGAGCGAAGGCGCGGTGCGCGCGGTGTTGTTCACCACCTTCATCATCCAGTAA